One window of Metopolophium dirhodum isolate CAU chromosome 3, ASM1992520v1, whole genome shotgun sequence genomic DNA carries:
- the LOC132941445 gene encoding uncharacterized protein LOC132941445: protein MRGNNISVKKNLTLGSNVWVNTHFKNKVQYRHIITEKFHKKLKLLQQSNNELVSRINIMATNARDWQDVNFKYLALQEKVIETETQLLLNGIDTSEYSAFYEEPVVKEAVVEEAVVKEAVVKEDRDSDVEIIDDLKCELLLKCEMNPENCIPIDGQDFIDTSECSAFYEEPVVKEAVVKEDRDSDVEIIDDLECELFLKCEMNPENCIPIDGQDFIDTSECSAFYEEPVVKEAVVKEDRDSDVEIIDDLKCEFYLKCEMNPENCIPIDGQDFDNTAICFTKDQLLDGNYECSDDESS from the coding sequence ATGCGgggaaataatatttcagtaaaaaaaaacctaacttTAGGATCAAATGTGTGGGTCAACacgcattttaaaaataaagttcagTACAGACATATCATTACTGAAAAATTTCACAAAAAGTTGAAACTGCTTCAACAATCAAATAATGAACTAGTTTcaagaattaatattatggcGACTAACGCACGGGACTGGCAagatgttaattttaaatatttagcacTTCAAGAAAAAGTTATTGAAACAGAAACACAGTTATTGTTAAATGGTATAGATACATCAGAATATTCAGCATTTTATGAAGAACCTGTTGTTAAAGAAGCTGTTGTTGAAGAAGCTGTTGTTAAAGAAGCTGTTGTTAAAGAAGATAGAGATTCAGACGTTGAAATTATTGATGACCTTAAATgtgaattattgttaaaatgcgAAATGAATCCAGAAAATTGTATTCCAATAGATGGACAAGATTTTATAGATACATCAGAATGTTCAGCATTTTATGAAGAACCTGTTGTTAAAGAAGCTGTTGTTAAAGAAGATAGAGATTCAGACGTTGAAATTATTGATGACCTTGaatgtgaattatttttaaaatgcgaAATGAATCCAGAAAATTGTATTCCAATAGATGGACAAGATTTTATAGATACATCAGAATGTTCAGCATTTTATGAAGAACCTGTTGTTAAAGAAGCTGTTGTTAAAGAAGATAGAGATTCAGACGTTGAAATTATTGATGACCTtaaatgtgaattttatttaaaatgcgaAATGAATCCAGAAAATTGTATTCCAATAGATGGACAAGATTTTGATAATACGGCTATCTGTTTTACCAAAGATCAATTACTTGATGGAAATTATGAATGTTCTGATGATGAGTCAAGTTAa